One segment of Brassica napus cultivar Da-Ae chromosome C3, Da-Ae, whole genome shotgun sequence DNA contains the following:
- the LOC106366900 gene encoding salicylate/benzoate carboxyl methyltransferase, with protein sequence MGSRFVDTIPSLSCDDDKSDDEYAFVRALRMSGGDGANSYSANSLLQDKKVAISEIINTVNLLCQQLNKNPPEIDCCLNDLPENDFNTTFKFVPFFNNELMITNKSSCFVYGAPGSFYARLFSRNSLHFVHSCYALHFLSKVPEKHVNDKGSVYITSSSPQSTYKAYLNQFQKDFTLFLRLRSEEIVSNGRMVLTFIGRNTLNSDPLYRDCCHFWTLLSKSLRDLVFEGHVSESKLDEFNMPFYDPNEQELEEVIRNEGSFEINDLEKHVFDLGLSNNNNEEDDYEAGYNEANCIRAVTEPMLVAHFGEDIIDILFDRYAHHVANHGSCRNKTSVTLVVSLTKK encoded by the exons ATGGGTTCAAGATTTGTCGACACCATTCCTTCCTTAAG CTGTGATGATGATAAGAGTGATGATGAATATGCGTTTGTGAGAGCGCTACGTATGAGTGGTGGAGATGGAGCTAACAGTTACTCTGCCAATTCCCTTCTTCAG GACAAAAAGGTGGCTATATCTGAGATCATCAACACCGTCAATTTGTTGTGCcaacaattaaacaaaaacccACCAGAAATCGATTGTTGTCTGAATGATCTCCCGGAGAATGATTTTAACACGActttcaaattcgtacctttcTTCAACAATGAGCTCATGATCACAAACAAATCATCATGTTTCGTCTATGGAGCACCAGGCTCCTTCTACGCTAGGCTCTTCTCTCGCAACAGCCTCCATTTTGTACATTCCTGTTATGCTCTCCATTTTCTCTCTAAG GTTCCTGAAAAGCATGTGAATGATAAGGGAAGTGTGTACATAACAAGTTCAAGTCCTCAAAGTACATACAAAGCTTACTTGAATCAGTTTCAAAAAGACTTCACCCTGTTTCTAAGGTTACGTTCTGAAGAAATTGTCTCTAATGGACGCATGGTTCTCACCTTCATTGGTAGAAACACTCTTAACAGTGATCCATTGTATAGAGATTGTTGTCACTTTTGGACATTACTATCCAAATCTCTCCGTGACCTAGTCTTCGAG GGCCACGTGAGTGAATCAAAACTGGATGAATTCAACATGCCGTTTTATGATCCAAACGAACAAGAACTCGAAGAAGTGATACGAAACGAAGGCTCTTTTGAAATCAATGACTTAGAGAAACATGTATTCGACCTTGGCCTTAGTAACAACAACAACGAAGAAGATGACTATGAGGCAGGATACAATGAAGCCAATTGTATAAGAGCAGTTACTGAGCCAATGCTCGTTGCCCACTTTGGAGAAGATATCAtcgatattttatttgataggtATGCACACCATGTGGCCAACCACGGGAGCTGCAGAAACAAAACGAGTGTCACTCTTGTCGTTTCATTGACTAAGAAGTAA